A genomic region of Desulfomicrobium escambiense DSM 10707 contains the following coding sequences:
- the rplD gene encoding 50S ribosomal protein L4 codes for MANAKVYDQNRKEVGEISLADDVFQVEVKPELLHLAVRSHLAKLRAGTVGVKTRGLVSGGGKKPWRQKGTGRARAGSSRSPLWRSGAIVHGPQARGYGFKINKQVRKLALKMALSSRFTTDSLLVVDQLRFDDIKTKNFVVCKNTLGLKKALIVVAEKDTNLALSARNVPGILVLDPQSVNVYEILKYPQMVLDQGAVAVLQERLK; via the coding sequence ATGGCAAACGCGAAAGTATATGATCAGAACAGGAAGGAAGTCGGCGAGATTTCCCTGGCTGACGATGTCTTCCAGGTCGAGGTCAAGCCTGAATTGCTGCACCTCGCCGTGCGCTCCCACTTGGCCAAGCTCCGCGCCGGCACCGTCGGCGTGAAGACCCGCGGCCTGGTCAGCGGCGGCGGCAAGAAGCCTTGGCGCCAGAAGGGCACTGGCCGTGCCCGCGCCGGATCCAGCCGCTCCCCCCTGTGGCGCAGCGGTGCCATCGTGCACGGACCGCAGGCTCGGGGTTACGGCTTCAAGATCAACAAGCAGGTCCGCAAGCTGGCCCTGAAGATGGCGCTGTCCTCCAGGTTCACGACCGACAGCCTGCTCGTTGTCGACCAGCTCCGCTTCGACGACATCAAGACCAAGAACTTCGTGGTCTGCAAGAATACCTTGGGTCTGAAAAAAGCCTTGATTGTTGTTGCCGAAAAAGATACCAACCTTGCTCTTTCGGCCAGGAACGTTCCTGGCATTCTCGTGTTGGATCCGCAATCGGTCAACGTCTACGAAATCCTCAAGTATCCTCAGATGGTCCTGGACCAGGGCGCTGTCGCCGTGTTGCAGGAGAGGTTGAAATAA
- the rplC gene encoding 50S ribosomal protein L3, with translation MKQTLGIVGRKIGMTRIYGADGNVIPVTVIQAGPCPVIDKKVSEKDGYAALQVGFEEVAAHRLNKPEQGHQQKANCGFYKMLKEIRLGNVDEYEIGQKLTVEMFTPGEKVRVTGTSKGRGFAGVIRRWNFAGAPATHGHEQVHRKPGSIGQCAWPSKVFKGKKLPGQLGNKTATMLNIEIVDVRPEDNVVLVRGQVPGPKQGIVVLSKMK, from the coding sequence ATGAAACAGACTTTGGGAATTGTTGGGCGCAAGATCGGTATGACCAGGATTTACGGAGCTGACGGCAACGTCATTCCTGTCACGGTCATCCAAGCCGGTCCTTGTCCTGTTATTGACAAAAAGGTCAGTGAAAAAGACGGCTACGCTGCTTTGCAGGTAGGTTTCGAAGAAGTTGCTGCGCATCGTCTGAACAAACCTGAGCAGGGCCATCAGCAGAAGGCAAATTGTGGCTTTTACAAAATGCTGAAGGAAATCCGTCTCGGTAACGTCGATGAATATGAAATCGGACAGAAACTGACTGTCGAAATGTTCACCCCCGGCGAAAAGGTTCGCGTGACTGGCACCTCCAAGGGTCGCGGCTTCGCGGGCGTCATCCGCCGTTGGAACTTCGCCGGCGCTCCGGCCACGCACGGACATGAGCAGGTTCACAGAAAGCCCGGTTCTATTGGCCAGTGCGCCTGGCCGAGCAAGGTATTCAAGGGCAAGAAGCTTCCGGGTCAGCTCGGAAACAAGACGGCGACCATGCTCAACATCGAGATTGTCGACGTCCGCCCTGAGGACAATGTCGTGTTGGTTCGCGGCCAGGTCCCGGGACCCAAGCAGGGGATCGTTGTCCTCAGCAAGATGAAATAG